The genomic segment ACCACAAGTTTCATATTTACTTCTGGGTATTTTACATGAATGTCTTCAGTAGATAGCATCACTATGTTTCACATTAGATTGTACTAAGTAGCGGCACTTGAATTTTTAATGTAGACTTTATCCAGTGAACTCACAATATAatagcaaaaatactgtattaaTGCGCACCATGTAACAAATGTGTGAAAGGGAAAAGTACTGCACAGCAACGAATACATGCAAACCAGACAACTGATTAATTTAAGGAAAAAATAGGAGAAGGTGGTGTATTTACTGGTGATTTTCTGACATCATTTTGAGCTTTAATTGATCTCTGAATGTTTTATGAGTCCTCAATATGAGTAAAAGCCAGACTAAAAAGAGCAACTAAGCTGTTGTTGCCAATTCTGAATCCCAACAAACTTAAAGAATGAGTGAATTACTTTGATTATTGAGTATTAATATAGAagagaaattaaataaaacgccTATTTTAGCTTAATTGTTAAAGAAAGTCTTATATCAAATGAAGACGCTGCACAAACAACATTGTTAAGGGTTTGGACTGACTGTCCGTTCTCTGCACAAGAAAACCAGTAACCACAGTTAAATATCTCCAGTAACACTTGAATGTCCCAGATAGAGGAAAGAGAACATGTAGAGGTCTGGACGGCAACGGGGAAGGACACTTTGGAGTGGAATACACTTCTAAAAACATGAAGGGAACACTTGATCATCACACTATGACACAAAGTCAATTCAGCTTCAGGGAAATCAGTCTGTCCAGTTAGAATGAAAGTCACAGTCGCTGCACTGGAGGAGCAACAAGTGGCCACAGACCGCTGCTCCTTCCTTAACCCTCCTGACTGATTTTTCTGCATGAGATTGTACCTGCATCCCATTTAGGATGCAAAGGTGGTCCACCTCCTCCAGTAGATGTTTGCTGTGTATCCCAGCACAGTCTTGAGAGTGTGGAGGAGATACCAGGAGGAGACAGGATGTGGCACAAGGAGAGCTGGACAGAGCTGTAGAAAAGCAACGACCTAGCAGCAGGACAAGTATCTGCTTCTTTGCTATAAAGAGGATGTGGAGGAGTACTGCCAGAGCTCTACAAAATAAGACTACTGATGTGCATGCCCCTGACAAAACTGTTAGAATTAGACTTACAATGGCCTAATGTCCTTTAGTGAGACCTGTGCACACTGAGCATATATGACAGCTGTTAAAGAGACTGTGAATGCCATGATAAACATGACCTTTTGGCAGTGATAGTCTGGGGAAACATATCCTTGCACAGACCTCCACCTGCTGGCCAGTGATACCCTGACTGCTATCTGATACCAGAGAGAAATCCTCAGACTGACTGTCAACTAGCCAAATAGATTATGAAGTAACTACTGATGCCTTGAAACAAATCTGGGATATCAGTAAAGGTTTTCTAACCACGCTGAACACATATTTAAGAATTCGCTTAATTTCTTGGAGCAGTGTAAATAGATCAAGGTTGGATTAATCTACACACAGCCACAAATGCTTCAATGGCATAATTAAATGTTTTGTATGTGCTGCAACAGCTTGATAGtcacattcattcatccatcatGTATTATTTGACCCAAACAAAGTTCCTGATCCACAGGAATGAATGCCTTAGTTTGATTAACTCTGTCCAGTACTCCGCAGGGCTTCCTCTGTCTCCACCAGCTCTAGTGTTTTTGTTCACAACTCAGAAAAACCCTTCTGCCTTCCCTTTGAGAATGTCCTCATCATGATGTCTGTCAGCGATCACTGGGTGTGCTCCATAAGCGCCACAGCTGGAGATTTAGTATCGTCCAGTTTCTTCACCGGATGCGAGTTGCACGTGTTCTTCTTAAGCTGTCTGCGAGCATCTCTCTCTGTGACCAGGTCACTGGTGGCAAGTGTGTTTGAGACGTATGTAGTGTTTGTTCTAATGGATGACATGTCATTGCGGTGGCTGCGGGTCATGGTGActctgaaggtgtgtgtgtgctgcagttCCATCCTGTCCTCCTCTGACACTTTGATGAAGGGACACCAAGCAAAGGCGTGACGGAAACCAGCGCGAAATCTGCAGGAAGAGATGGATTTATGTCCGATTTACTGACGTTTTTGAAGctataatattatttttaaagtcGGCACAATTACTGCCAGATCACCTTTGGTTTAGACAGCAGTAAATAATAGGATTGTACATAGTTGAACTCATTGCCAGCCAGAATATGGCCAGATACACCTGACGAAGACACAAAAAATAATGAGTAAACACAAAACTACAGATTCAAGAATATAAAACAGAGAGGCATCCGTGAACCTGCTGAATGTAATGTTGTTTATAAATGTCTCTGTTGAATGATCCCAGTATGAAGTAGACATGGTAGGGCAGCCAGCATAGGGCAAAcgtcaccaccaccacaaccatCATCTTCACCACCTATGGAAAATAAGAAGACATATGAGCCCGAGTaattgctgctgttttttttcctttaagatCAGGTCAGCTCAGAGGATTTGTAGTCAAAttgagtagtaaaaaaaaaggaacagtgTAACCTTTCTCTTGGCATTTATCTGGCTGTGGTAATGGTCTGACGCCTCTCCAGGGATGTGGCCACCCCACAGTGATCGGCCGACTATAGTGTATGTCACCAGCATCACCAGCAGAGGGAGAAGGTAGATCAGCAATATAACCGCAAACTGATAACTACATGGAGAAAAAGAGACAAGAAATGGTAACACAACATTCAACCTTTAGGTTGTGTCAGCTGTTATCACCAAGCCATCACCATAAATCCCATGTTAGTGTGCTCATATACCGtttaaatattttcagtttgtgtttttctacatgGATATCTCTCACCGAGCAATAACTACTTTTATGCATTTGATGAAACTTGGAAATTTGCTTCGAAACAGTTTAGCAACATGAATAATAAATGCTTAATTTCTATGTCAggcagaaaacaacaacaaacattttAACCTTCCAGCACTTTTAGTGTAAGAGGTCTCAGAGAAGCCAAGGCTCTGTCTTCCCATctgtggttttctttctttgtcaggCTTTAGAGAATTAAGCTTGTTATTGGAGACCTAAGCCAATCACAGAGATCAGATGAGTACATAAAGATCAAATTGAAGGAGTCAGGCAGATGGATTTGTCCTTGGAGAGTGGAGTTCAAAGATAAAGTTCAAAAGTAATCATGTATGAAGACACTGtccttcttttcctttcctcaGCTGCCTTCTGCAGCTTGAACTTGTGTCAATAACATGTTGTGAGGTGGACCAACCTTTCTGCCACACTTCTATGGCAGTATCCACATTAGCAACTTATAGAGGTTTTGATGAATTATACAATAGATAAAATAGGAGAGAGTCAAGTTATTGAAactattttcatgttttaaacTATCAAAACTTGAATAACTGAGCTTTACAAAAGTTTCTGCCACCCATCACGTGCACAGAGTTTATGAGGACACACAACACAAGGTTGATGAACATGAATGAATGTAAACATGAATGTGGGATTTGAACAGTCTGTGAGAAGGAGAGCTTCTTAGATTTAGATTTGTGTTATCTGAAGTGCACTTTGgaagacatatatatataagttaAAACATGAAAGACTCCCAAggctcttttttaaaaagcttaatTTTCATGCCATAGTCTTGTTTGACCTTAAAACCTCCTACGCGGTGGGGAATCAAGTTTGCCGGTAGTTGAAAAGCTGACTTTTTCTATAAAATCTGTTTAGCTTTTTGATCAGAGTTCTAAAATGCCTTTATTGAATGTTGCATGCCAAAATGCATTTTGGCATGCAACATTCAATAAaggcattttaaaattttatttaaaaagagagTGCCTTGGAGTTCTTTGATGTTTTAGATGAACACAAGATTGATTTAACCTCAGCAGTCATAGCAACATTTAACATAGCCACTCCTCGCCTGCTttcattgtaaatgtaaaaatctgaTCAACCTCGTTCACTTTTAAATGCTGTATTAGAGGAAATGAAGCCGAGAAGGAGAAAAACAAGTTGGAGATCCAACTTGAGGTCAAAGTTTTTACCTTCTatgtaaacatttattttattcagtttaTTGTCCGACTTTCTTTTAGATATTTTTGCCAGTGCTTAAGTAGCAACTTCTCCTCAATCCAAATaggtaaacacacacatctgCATTTAAAGAGTGGCATAAATAGCCCCTAAACTGACAGACCTGTTAGCGATGTCACCAtctatgcatgtgtgtgtcactTTATTTCACCTTAGTTGATGTGTTCCTCCATAATCATCAGGCCAGTCGACCATACACACGGTTCTGGGGTAATAAAATCTTGTCACACTGTAGTAGCACTGAGGAAACGCCAGTGATACTGCCACAATCCATATCAGGGCAATCACCACCTTTGTAGAGGTGGAGGAGAGGCGAGGCTTCAGAGGATGGATGATGGCCATGTACctgaaaaagacagaaacttTTGTATGGTTACACCTTCACGTGTCTTTGTCTAAAGAAACTCAGTCATAGGTGCACTGACAGGGAAAACAGGGCAatgctttaaagctttttttagtGTGGAAATTTACCCTAAAAAAAgtgacattttcttttcatgACAGAAAACTACCCACTCATCCACCAAACCATCAGCTACAAAACAACAGTTTCAAAGCTGAGCAGTAATCAAAAGGTTCCTGctgagtgtttgtttttaacgaCTGTTTTTCAAAagtgtttttcatattttgaacaaacaaaaacattttctttagtaattatttatttgtggAACATACACTAACTGTCAGAGGTCAAGTGATAAAAGCCCAGTATAATAACCATTTAAAACCTACGctatccatttttaaaaatattcagatacaatgaaaataaataaaaatcagtgaCATCCCGTGATTCAAGTTAATGATGGTATATTAAAAAACTCCTTCCCCGTCACTCACTGCAGCAATCTACCATATAATACAGAAGTTACCTCATTAAAAGTTGAGAAGTGCTAATGAAGGTGAAATAATGTTAATAACTGCCAATGAATGCGGTAGCTATGGCAACCCATCTCAACCAGTATGCAGTCTACTCTTTTCAACTTAGCATCATTCAATGGTATTGTTAAAATGACGGTGAAATCGGTCATCTATGGTTATGAATCATAAACTTACATTATTGGCGTGGAGTGGCTTTGTGAATGTTCTGTGGATTATTACTGCTTCATGAAATCTTACATAAACGTTTCACATAAAGATGAAAGTTTGAAAGTAGAACCTATAACaagtttttatttccttttacaTTAATCTTAATATTGACTTCTCAGTTGTTATTCCAGACaacccactttgatcttaagtgagCAGGACCATTGAAATATCTGAAATATCTAAAAAGTGTAGTTTAAGATCTTTAACTACATGtttaatgattatttttgtaGACCCATtgcaaaaacccccaaatttcTCTGGTAGATCATTTCATTGTTTATCTGTTACTAGgttactttggtgtagtatgaatggccaGCCATGGgggagtgtttttgtgtttggtttttaatCAGCAGGACAAGCTGTAAAATTTATCAAGATACAATTAAAAGACCAAAATTTATCCCCTCCTTCGCATTTTCAATTTGAGTCTTTGTTGGGCCGATTTTGGCCCCCGGACCTTGTGTTTGCCACCACTGTTGTAGAGATTATGTTATACAGTGActgtattttcttctttttgttatgTAGTGGTACCAAAGAAAAGGCCCGAATAAGCCACATAAATCGATGATTCCATAAATGGGAAGTTAGTGTGAAGGAATTTCCACATTACCAGTACATTTGACATCTGGACCGATCTTAGTGTATGGCTCATTTGTCACTACATCTGTGCTCAGGACATAGagtcaaataaaatatatactCAGCAGCCATGTCTTTAgctacacctgttcaactgctcattactGCAAATATCTAATGAGGCTTTCACATGGGAGCAGCTCAGTGCATTTAACCATGCAGACATGATCAAGATAACTCCTGATGTTCAAACCGAGCATCACAGTAGAGAAAAAAGGTGCCTTTGAACGTGGCATGGATGTTGGTGCCAGGTGgtctggtctgagtatttcagaaactgctgatctattgggattttcccacatagccatctctagagtttacagagaatagtcTTTTTGGCTAAAAATGCCTCGTTGGCACCAGAAGTCAGAGGAGAATTTCTGCCTTGAGCTGATAAGAAGGCATTAGCCATTTGAATAACCACTTACAACCAAAGTGTGCAGAAGAACACCTCTTTTCCTGGCACATTTTGGATCTCATCGTAATGTTTgagccacagcctacctgagtattgttgttgACCATTTCTTTATGACTACAGTGTGATAGATAAAGCACCATATCACAAAGGTCATGTTCAAGAACATAAGAATGAGTTCAATGTACTCATATCTCCTCcaaagtccatccatccattctcttcaaCTTATAGTGGGTAAAATAAGAATTGAACACATCACCGATTTTTACAGGgaatatatttctaaaggtgctaCTAACATGAAGTTCTCACTAGATGTCGGTAGCAACCCATCCAATCCACACATGGAAAGAAATCAACCATATATGTTATGTGTAGTGATGAGTAAACATGATGGGTAAAACCAATGAGACCTTTGCAACCTTATTGTTGCAAAACATACTGATGGCATTGGTTACAGAAGAATTTCTAAACTACTCTAGGTCCCAGTGAGCACTGTTGGGGACATAATCTGGAAGTGGAATTTCACCATAAACCAGCCACGACCAGGTGCTCCCCACAAGATTTTCAGACGGAGGAGTGAAAAGAATGATCAGAAAAGTTGTCAAAGAGCCAAGGACTGCTTGTGGAGAGCCAAAGAAATACCTGGAAGCAGCAGGTATAATTGTTTCAAAGAAAGCAAGCAATGCCCTCGCCCACCATGGCCTGCATGCACGCTCACCATGCCAGAATATGACACAGACCACTGCTAAAGAAAGAGCATGTTGAAGCATGTTCAAAGTTTGCTGAACAATACTGTTAAATACTGGAAGCATATAGTCTCGGGGTAGCTTTTCAGCATACATCACCCTTCATGTAACTGATCTAAAGATGAGAGTTCATAGGACCCAAGAAGCCTTCAGGATTTGAAGACTGTCTGTGAGGAAGAATAGGCCAAAATCACACCGGAGCTATGCATGTGACTAGTTTCTCCATACAGGTGGCCTCTTGAAGCTGTCGTTACCTACTAAGTATTACATATTACATACATTTCAGTAAGTGGGTTCAATACTTTTCCCCTCTGTCATTTCTTATTGTTACACATAATTTATGGAAAtctatgctttgatttctttgtgtttttgcattgGATGGGTTGTTACCGACATTtggtgagaatttcatgtcaATCGCACCTTTAGAAGTATATTTACTTAGAAAACTGGTGATGTATTCATTACTTGTTTTACCCAAGTCCATTACTCAGTCTGATGCAGAcctaacacaaagagacagacaatcattcgcactcacattcacacctatgggcaatttagaatctctaactaacctaaccccactaattgcatgtctttggactgtgggaggaagccagagtccCCCTaagaaaacccacacaaacaaagTCACCAGATCTTAATCCGATAGAGCAGTTTTGTAATGGACACAAGGAGCAACAGTGTGCTGCTGTCaggtcaatatggaccaaaatctcagaggaaatTTCCAGCACCTTGATCAATCTGAGCCAAAGAAATTATGAATTAATGGATCTGCTAGAAAGATTTAGTTAATAAAACTGCTttgttcaaaaaaagaaaacacattgattgcatcagatttttaaaaaagtcacaTCAAAGTAGATATTACAAGAGTAATTGAAAAAGAAGAGTGTTGggaattcatttaaaaatgattcacactttcaaaatgaaaataaaaagctaGTCCAGGTCACAAGAGCAGCAATCTAAGCACAGCTTCCAGACCTTCCTTCCCCGTGAATACTAAAAATTGCTGATTGCTGTTATAATGTTTTGGTATTTAGTCCAGCATCATTTTGCTTGCAGAACTACCTGAAAACACTTGGACGCTTGGAAAATCAAACAGTTGCTGCAACAGCTGTGGTTTCCTTCATGTTTCAGTCAAAGCTGTCAGGTCATCCCCACTAAAGCATCAGTGATCTGACATTTTTCAGCAGCCCACAGGTGTTCTGTGGGATTTAGGTCAGGCCTCCGAGAGGAGGACCACACTGACTCAGATGTTTTCTAGTTTTTCTTTGCATCCCATAGTGGTTTATTTTATATAGGTAGCTTTATTACAATCATAAGAGTTTATGGATAGTTTAAATCTGCAAAGAAGTTTTGGTGCATCATATATAGGTCAACAATTCTGAGTTTATCAAGTGAATCCATGATGAAAATAAAACGAAAAACAAATAGGTCTTAATAACACATTTAATTCTCAGTTTGTGTTGCCGCTGTGTGATCACGATCATTGTAACATTGTCATCAGGGTGAAACACCCTTCTTTGATGTTGATTATTTTTATCTTGAAGAAGTGTCATATTGCATAAGGTCAGTCCTATAAATTTGTAACTAACTTACTACAAGTGTCATATACTGAGCATAGATTTTATACCTTGCTCGGTATATGATATTTTATTCAGGCTGACCATTCATGCTCTAGTAAGCATTACTGGCATCTGTGTTTCATCTGTGTCCGCCTGCTGACCCATATCTCCTTCATGCAGCATTTTCATCTGTACTGGCTGCTGAGAATGAGAGCAAATCATGCTCCTCAAGGA from the Oreochromis niloticus isolate F11D_XX linkage group LG1, O_niloticus_UMD_NMBU, whole genome shotgun sequence genome contains:
- the tacr2 gene encoding substance-K receptor, which encodes MDAGSLIQHIERGEETTSWPLSMTTEWFEDGNETTWNQFQQPDWQVALWAIAYSLIILVSITGNVTVIWIILAHRRMRTVTNYFIVNLAFSDVSMASFNTLFNFVYALHNDWYFGLGYCRFQNFFPITAMFSSIYSMAAISVDRYMAIIHPLKPRLSSTSTKVVIALIWIVAVSLAFPQCYYSVTRFYYPRTVCMVDWPDDYGGTHQLSYQFAVILLIYLLPLLVMLVTYTIVGRSLWGGHIPGEASDHYHSQINAKRKVVKMMVVVVVTFALCWLPYHVYFILGSFNRDIYKQHYIQQVYLAIFWLAMSSTMYNPIIYCCLNQRFRAGFRHAFAWCPFIKVSEEDRMELQHTHTFRVTMTRSHRNDMSSIRTNTTYVSNTLATSDLVTERDARRQLKKNTCNSHPVKKLDDTKSPAVALMEHTQ